One Blattabacterium cuenoti DNA window includes the following coding sequences:
- a CDS encoding hemolysin family protein — protein MIFYISIVSISILISSFFSGIEMAIISCNLFQVELEKKKNSIRYKILYECINNYQKLMTTMLIGNTISLVIYGIYMNKIFFLLFSYFDNSIWLFILETIISTIIILIIGEFIPKMIFSIYSNELLTLFIIPVYIIYKIFTPITNLIICISNFFLKILGGEKDFKKKIFDKNDLINFISKSVRCNLKKTGSVSEYKIDIFHKALNFYEKKARECIVPRKEIISSNIIESSVDHIRNLFTKSGLSKIVIYKDNIDNIIGYVHYLEFFKKPKNLDKSIIRPIELFYINTSVREIMDILIRKKISIAIILDEYGGTAGLITIEDILEEFLGDIKDEHDEIFLLDKKINNNKFLFSARLEVDFINSKYNLDIPKSDEYKTLGGLIVTHTGNIPNNGDKISINQDFYIEIIKVSKNKIEEVIFYKKKKSDEFFK, from the coding sequence ATGATTTTTTACATTAGTATAGTTAGTATTTCTATACTAATTTCTTCTTTTTTTTCTGGAATAGAAATGGCTATAATTTCTTGTAATTTATTTCAAGTAGAACTGGAAAAAAAGAAAAATTCCATTCGTTATAAAATACTTTATGAATGTATAAATAATTATCAAAAATTAATGACAACCATGTTAATCGGGAATACTATATCTTTGGTTATCTATGGTATTTATATGAATAAAATATTTTTTTTATTATTTTCATATTTTGATAATTCTATATGGTTATTTATTTTAGAAACTATAATATCTACTATTATTATTTTAATAATTGGAGAGTTTATTCCAAAGATGATATTTAGTATATATTCAAATGAATTATTAACATTATTTATAATTCCTGTATATATTATATATAAAATTTTTACACCTATTACAAACTTGATTATTTGTATTTCTAATTTTTTTTTAAAAATTTTGGGGGGGGAAAAAGATTTCAAAAAAAAAATTTTTGACAAAAATGATTTAATTAATTTTATATCAAAAAGTGTAAGATGTAATTTAAAAAAAACTGGATCAGTATCAGAATATAAAATTGATATTTTTCATAAAGCATTAAATTTTTATGAAAAAAAAGCAAGAGAATGTATAGTACCAAGAAAAGAAATAATATCTTCCAATATAATAGAATCTTCTGTTGATCATATACGTAATTTATTTACAAAAAGTGGATTATCAAAAATTGTTATTTATAAAGATAATATAGATAACATTATAGGGTATGTTCATTATCTAGAATTTTTTAAAAAACCTAAAAATTTAGATAAATCCATTATTAGACCTATAGAATTATTTTATATTAATACTTCAGTAAGAGAAATAATGGATATTTTAATTAGAAAAAAGATTAGTATCGCTATTATATTAGATGAATATGGAGGAACAGCTGGTTTAATTACTATAGAAGATATCTTGGAAGAATTTCTTGGAGATATAAAAGATGAACATGATGAAATTTTTTTATTGGATAAAAAAATAAATAATAATAAATTTTTATTTTCTGCACGTCTAGAGGTAGATTTTATTAATTCAAAATATAATTTAGACATCCCAAAATCTGATGAATATAAAACATTAGGTGGATTAATAGTCACTCATACAGGAAATATTCCGAATAATGGAGATAAAATTTCAATCAATCAAGATTTTTATATTGAAATTATAAAAGTTTCTAAAAACAAAATAGAAGAAGTAATTTTCTACAAAAAAAAAAAAAGTGATGAATTTTTTAAATAA
- a CDS encoding BamA/OMP85 family outer membrane protein yields the protein MKKKLFLYFIFFTISINSLYSSDEKNQDTKDSTIDSTIIINDIYVKGKTKYDKEFISKISGIGPGALIDSYGVTINNIIKKLWASKLFEDISVYKCNENKNKIDLVFEIKDLNEIHDIQLQSDGSIIKNNFSIIKDIKKGTPISESMIQEIKNEIKNYYQENGYNEVTIDSNIKQENNKNILFFSIKKGKKVKIEKFIFYGNYAISNKELLRIINGDQSFLSLLINKHNHFFIHNNINQYLEKIKEKYQSIGYRFAKVLLESVWKTKSGNYGIRIKIAEGKKYYLGNVKFMGNEKISKDFLKNILLHKNKNETIYNKVKLTESIFNTKTSSIINNYFKLGHLFINLIPIEKIRNNNKIDIKILIKENSPVYIRNIKILGNKITKDYIIKKEIKIYNKHIFSIDKLMESLHNIENLSLFDKVYFKIIPIDNKSIDIEWHVLEKNNNELKFYGGVIGNDIKKFTGGFKFILNNFSIKDIINWKYWHPIPQGEGEKITIHGQLGKYIKSVGFSFLKPWINKDNPTALNMDTNYSINRITNNESLFNNQYCLIDENNPLFLKKIGVSIGLNKNINLLDYNSNISSSINGERLIFPKETDYIKTCNNNNVYKINNLFYSLSLKRNTISPDTFFPTDGSNFKLDFSASPPYSWFEKKKFSKKDNIWSEHFQLKLLGNFYKKIKENLVLKCQGELGHSGIYNTSSGRKLTPFDIFYMGGTSKKLGENHIPLKGYDFPEENSFYEMSKDGGTNYKKISLEMNYLINGSNNNFKTYLNSFLEAGNIGNSYESLTSLEMNKSFGFGLRCICYPFGILELDISYPLNSIKNDFYKKWKLNFNIGNIHFI from the coding sequence ATGAAAAAAAAATTATTTCTTTATTTTATTTTTTTTACAATATCAATAAATTCTTTGTATTCCAGTGATGAAAAAAATCAAGATACAAAAGATAGTACTATAGATAGTACTATCATAATAAACGATATTTATGTTAAAGGAAAAACAAAATATGATAAAGAATTTATTTCTAAAATATCAGGGATTGGTCCTGGAGCATTGATAGACTCATACGGAGTAACAATTAATAATATTATAAAAAAACTTTGGGCTAGTAAATTATTCGAAGATATATCTGTTTATAAATGTAACGAAAATAAAAATAAAATTGATTTAGTTTTTGAAATCAAGGATTTAAATGAAATACATGACATTCAATTACAAAGTGATGGATCGATTATTAAAAATAATTTTTCCATTATAAAAGATATCAAAAAAGGAACGCCCATCTCCGAATCTATGATTCAGGAAATCAAAAATGAGATAAAAAATTATTATCAAGAAAATGGTTATAATGAAGTAACTATCGATTCTAATATAAAACAAGAAAATAATAAAAATATATTATTTTTTTCTATTAAAAAAGGAAAAAAAGTTAAAATAGAAAAATTTATTTTTTATGGAAACTATGCAATAAGTAATAAAGAATTACTTCGGATTATAAATGGAGATCAATCCTTTTTATCATTATTAATAAATAAACATAATCATTTTTTTATTCATAATAATATCAATCAGTATTTAGAAAAAATAAAAGAAAAATATCAATCTATAGGTTATAGGTTTGCTAAAGTTCTTTTAGAATCAGTTTGGAAAACTAAATCAGGAAATTATGGAATAAGAATAAAAATAGCTGAAGGAAAAAAATATTATTTAGGAAATGTTAAATTTATGGGAAATGAAAAAATCAGTAAGGATTTTTTAAAAAATATTTTATTGCATAAAAATAAAAATGAAACTATTTATAATAAAGTCAAATTAACAGAAAGTATTTTTAATACAAAAACTTCAAGTATAATAAATAATTATTTTAAACTTGGACATTTATTTATCAATTTAATTCCGATAGAAAAAATAAGAAATAATAATAAAATTGATATAAAAATTCTAATAAAAGAAAATTCTCCTGTTTATATTAGAAATATAAAAATATTAGGAAATAAAATTACTAAAGATTATATAATTAAAAAAGAAATAAAAATTTATAATAAACATATTTTTTCTATTGATAAACTTATGGAAAGTTTACATAATATAGAAAATTTATCTCTTTTTGATAAAGTCTATTTTAAAATTATTCCTATTGATAATAAATCTATAGATATAGAATGGCATGTACTAGAAAAAAATAATAATGAATTAAAATTTTATGGGGGAGTTATAGGAAATGATATAAAAAAATTTACTGGAGGCTTTAAATTTATTTTAAATAATTTTTCTATTAAAGATATTATAAATTGGAAATATTGGCATCCTATACCTCAAGGAGAAGGTGAGAAAATAACAATTCATGGTCAACTAGGAAAATATATAAAATCTGTTGGATTTTCTTTTTTAAAACCTTGGATAAATAAGGATAATCCAACTGCATTAAATATGGATACAAATTATTCTATTAATAGAATAACGAACAATGAAAGTCTATTTAATAATCAATATTGTTTAATTGACGAAAATAATCCATTATTTTTAAAAAAAATTGGAGTATCTATTGGATTAAATAAAAATATAAATCTTTTAGATTATAATTCCAATATTTCATCTTCTATAAATGGAGAAAGATTGATATTTCCTAAGGAAACTGATTATATAAAAACATGTAATAATAATAATGTATATAAAATTAATAATTTATTTTATTCTTTGTCCTTAAAAAGGAATACTATATCCCCAGATACTTTTTTTCCTACTGATGGATCAAATTTTAAATTAGATTTTTCAGCTAGTCCTCCATATTCATGGTTTGAAAAAAAAAAATTTTCAAAAAAAGATAATATTTGGTCTGAACATTTTCAATTAAAATTACTAGGAAATTTTTATAAAAAAATTAAAGAAAATTTAGTTTTAAAATGTCAAGGTGAATTAGGTCATTCAGGAATTTATAATACATCTTCTGGAAGAAAATTAACACCATTTGATATATTTTATATGGGAGGTACATCAAAAAAATTAGGAGAAAATCATATTCCCTTAAAAGGTTACGATTTCCCAGAAGAAAATTCATTTTATGAAATGTCAAAAGATGGAGGTACTAATTACAAAAAAATTTCATTAGAAATGAATTATTTAATCAATGGATCAAATAATAATTTTAAAACATATTTAAATTCTTTTTTGGAAGCAGGAAATATCGGTAATAGTTATGAATCTTTAACATCATTAGAAATGAATAAATCTTTTGGATTTGGATTACGTTGTATTTGTTATCCATTTGGAATATTAGAATTAGATATATCATATCCATTAAATTCGATTAAAAATGATTTTTATAAAAAATGGAAATTAAATTTTAATATAGGAAATATTCATTTTATATAA
- the uppS gene encoding polyprenyl diphosphate synthase, whose translation MENLLKKIDYNNIPNHVAIIMDGNGRWAEKRGKSRKFGHEKGIYSTIDTLNACKELSIPYITLYVFSHENWNRPKKEIDELIKLLYKNLKNYLEVIHKRNIRIIIIGELSKFSEKIKNDLVFFMKKTKNNKSGTLTLALSYSAKEEIIRATKNIAKKIHSGESKIKDIDYNFFQNHLYTKNFPDVDLIIRTSGEKRISNFLLWQSAYAELYFTDTLWPDFRKKDFIEAIINYQKRKRRFGNI comes from the coding sequence ATGGAAAATTTATTGAAAAAAATAGATTACAATAATATACCTAATCATGTTGCTATTATTATGGATGGAAATGGTCGTTGGGCTGAAAAAAGAGGAAAATCAAGAAAATTTGGGCATGAAAAAGGTATTTATTCTACAATAGATACTTTAAATGCATGTAAAGAATTATCTATTCCATATATAACATTATATGTTTTTTCTCATGAAAATTGGAATAGACCTAAAAAAGAAATTGATGAATTAATAAAATTATTATATAAAAATTTAAAAAATTATTTGGAAGTAATTCACAAAAGAAATATAAGAATTATTATCATAGGAGAATTATCAAAATTTTCAGAAAAAATAAAAAATGATTTAGTTTTTTTTATGAAAAAAACAAAAAATAATAAATCTGGGACATTAACTTTAGCATTAAGTTATAGTGCAAAAGAAGAAATTATAAGGGCTACCAAAAATATAGCAAAAAAAATACACAGTGGAGAATCAAAAATAAAAGACATTGATTATAATTTTTTTCAAAATCATTTATATACAAAAAATTTTCCTGATGTAGATCTTATAATACGAACTAGTGGTGAAAAACGTATAAGTAATTTTTTATTGTGGCAATCTGCTTATGCAGAATTATATTTTACTGATACTTTATGGCCAGATTTTAGAAAAAAAGATTTTATTGAGGCTATAATTAACTATCAAAAAAGAAAACGTCGTTTCGGTAATATTTAA
- a CDS encoding NAD kinase, which translates to MKVAVYGQKLEKCNIIYLYKFLQYIFNNSIEIYVEKYFLNILNSFKEFYKLNLSSFSSCKEIKNFDLMFTFGGDGTILSAINFVKDSKLPIVGVNTGNLGFLATFSKDVFIKNIDNIFNKKLDILPRSLLELKTSINNLSTSFNFALNEIVIFREKTVSMITIDVFIDGEFLTSYWSDGLIVSTPTGSTGYSLSCGGPIISPDNKNFILTPISPHNLFSRPLVISDNKNIRLKVHSRVKYFSLSMDTRLVSLRKENELYIQKAPFYIYIYQENKNAYYKTLREKLLWGMDQRN; encoded by the coding sequence ATGAAAGTAGCTGTATATGGACAAAAGTTAGAAAAATGTAATATAATTTATTTATATAAATTTTTACAATATATTTTTAATAATTCAATAGAAATATATGTTGAAAAATATTTTTTAAATATATTAAATTCATTTAAAGAATTTTACAAATTAAATTTATCTTCTTTTTCTAGTTGTAAAGAAATAAAAAATTTTGATTTAATGTTTACTTTTGGTGGGGATGGAACAATTTTATCTGCTATTAATTTTGTTAAAGACTCTAAACTACCTATAGTTGGAGTTAATACAGGAAATTTAGGTTTTTTAGCAACTTTCAGTAAAGATGTTTTTATTAAAAATATTGACAATATTTTTAATAAAAAGTTAGATATTCTTCCTAGAAGTTTATTAGAATTAAAAACATCCATAAATAATTTGAGTACATCATTTAATTTTGCCTTAAATGAGATTGTTATTTTTAGGGAAAAAACTGTTTCTATGATTACTATTGATGTTTTTATTGATGGTGAATTTTTAACTTCCTATTGGTCAGATGGATTAATAGTATCTACCCCTACTGGATCAACTGGATATTCTTTAAGTTGTGGTGGACCTATTATTAGTCCTGATAATAAAAATTTTATTCTTACACCAATATCCCCCCATAATTTATTTTCACGTCCATTAGTTATATCTGATAATAAAAATATACGATTAAAAGTACATAGTCGTGTAAAATATTTTTCATTATCTATGGATACTAGATTAGTTTCTTTAAGAAAAGAAAATGAGTTATATATTCAAAAAGCTCCATTTTATATATATATATATCAAGAAAATAAAAATGCTTATTATAAAACACTAAGAGAAAAATTATTATGGGGAATGGATCAAAGAAATTAA
- a CDS encoding mevalonate kinase family protein, with protein MKKLSTFPSKILLFGEYGILKNYTALSIPNYEYKGYLNFYYKLDKKVIESNNEIRKFFNFLKIKKFNIINLIKLDKDLNQGIYFQSNIPKKYGVGSSGALVAAIYDKYAISKISICNKNLIILKNIFSNMESFFHGKSSGIDPLICYTKKPIWIQSKKQISIIKIFSNKKKDNGGIFLINSRLPSDTKKMNNIFMKKIRKNNFKKIMKEEYEKYNIKCIHYFLNKDYKNLLKNIKKLSIWIFKNIQPMIPKNILKIWVNGIKNDNYYLKLCGSGGGGFFLGFTENYKKLNNELNNYIKKIIFHF; from the coding sequence ATGAAAAAATTATCTACATTTCCTTCAAAAATATTATTATTTGGAGAATATGGGATATTAAAAAATTATACAGCGCTATCTATACCTAATTATGAATATAAGGGGTATTTAAATTTTTATTATAAATTAGATAAAAAAGTTATAGAATCTAATAATGAAATAAGAAAATTTTTTAATTTTCTAAAAATTAAAAAATTTAATATCATAAATCTAATAAAATTAGATAAAGATTTAAATCAAGGAATATATTTTCAATCAAATATACCAAAAAAATATGGGGTAGGAAGTTCTGGGGCACTGGTCGCAGCTATTTATGATAAATATGCAATATCTAAAATTTCCATTTGCAATAAAAATTTGATTATATTGAAAAATATATTTAGTAATATGGAATCTTTTTTTCATGGAAAAAGTTCAGGTATTGATCCATTAATATGTTATACAAAAAAACCAATATGGATACAATCTAAAAAACAGATATCTATAATAAAAATATTTAGTAATAAAAAAAAAGATAATGGAGGTATTTTTTTAATAAATTCTAGATTACCCAGTGATACTAAAAAAATGAATAATATTTTTATGAAAAAAATAAGAAAAAATAATTTTAAAAAAATTATGAAAGAAGAATATGAAAAATATAATATTAAATGTATTCATTATTTTCTTAATAAAGATTATAAAAATCTATTAAAAAATATAAAAAAATTATCCATTTGGATTTTTAAGAATATTCAACCAATGATACCTAAAAATATATTAAAAATATGGGTAAATGGAATAAAAAATGATAATTATTATTTAAAATTATGTGGATCTGGAGGAGGAGGTTTTTTTTTGGGATTTACTGAAAATTATAAAAAATTAAATAATGAATTAAATAACTATATTAAAAAAATAATTTTTCACTTTTAA
- a CDS encoding pseudouridine synthase, which yields MFSNKKIRLNHYLSQAGVSSRREADKLIQSGCVKVNGDVVLKLGTNIDINDVVKFNGQKIKIQNKIYLLINKPKGFITTTKDQFRRKTVMDLIPNIFIKKKLFPVGRLDSNTTGVLIITNDGNISEILTHPKYHIQKIYNVTLNKKIDNHDIKMILNGKIFLKEGRVKVTFISKKKNNKIKIGLCLGWNRIIKRIFYKLNYKVIELERIFFGKFSNKNIKIGNFIKLENNTMIDYLKLKK from the coding sequence ATGTTTTCAAATAAAAAAATTAGATTAAATCATTATTTATCTCAAGCAGGAGTTTCATCTAGAAGAGAAGCAGATAAATTGATCCAATCAGGATGTGTAAAAGTTAATGGTGATGTTGTATTAAAATTAGGTACTAATATAGATATAAATGACGTTGTTAAATTTAATGGACAAAAAATAAAAATACAAAATAAAATTTATTTATTAATTAACAAACCTAAGGGATTTATTACTACAACAAAAGATCAATTTCGTAGAAAAACAGTTATGGATTTAATCCCAAATATTTTTATTAAAAAAAAATTATTTCCAGTAGGTCGATTAGATTCTAATACTACTGGAGTATTAATTATTACAAATGATGGAAATATTTCAGAAATATTAACTCATCCTAAATATCATATACAAAAAATTTATAACGTTACTTTAAATAAAAAAATTGATAATCATGATATAAAAATGATTTTGAATGGAAAAATTTTTTTAAAAGAAGGAAGAGTAAAAGTAACATTTATAAGTAAAAAAAAAAATAATAAAATTAAAATTGGATTATGTTTAGGATGGAATAGGATAATAAAAAGAATTTTTTATAAACTTAACTATAAAGTGATTGAATTAGAAAGAATATTTTTTGGAAAATTTTCTAATAAAAATATTAAAATAGGAAATTTTATAAAATTAGAAAATAATACAATGATAGATTATTTAAAATTAAAAAAATAA
- a CDS encoding type II 3-dehydroquinate dehydratase has product MKKIHIINGPNLNLIGIREKNLYGKKNFLDYLNSLRKKKLFSNLKIDYYQNNCEGKIIDYLHLIGFTSNGIILNAGAYTHTSIGIADAIKSITTPVVEVHISNIYSREEFRKKSYITHVCNGTIFGFGLKSYELGIISFLFS; this is encoded by the coding sequence ATGAAAAAAATTCATATAATTAATGGTCCAAACTTAAATTTAATAGGAATTAGAGAAAAAAATTTATATGGAAAAAAAAATTTTTTAGATTATCTAAATTCATTAAGAAAAAAAAAACTTTTTTCTAATTTAAAAATTGATTATTATCAAAATAATTGTGAAGGAAAAATTATAGATTATTTACATCTTATAGGATTTACATCCAATGGAATAATTTTAAATGCTGGGGCATATACTCATACTTCTATAGGAATTGCTGATGCAATTAAATCCATTACAACCCCTGTTGTAGAAGTACATATATCCAATATTTATTCTAGAGAAGAATTTAGAAAAAAATCATATATAACTCATGTATGCAATGGCACTATTTTTGGTTTTGGACTAAAATCATATGAATTAGGAATTATTAGTTTTTTATTTTCATAA